A genomic stretch from Acropora palmata chromosome 13, jaAcrPala1.3, whole genome shotgun sequence includes:
- the LOC141863267 gene encoding uncharacterized protein LOC141863267 isoform X2: MAGFVSQRVGLKDISRTVTVPGNAKAKLMYYLNCVKTVIQLDDSTLQRLTDYNYYLLTDVEIDTLLAMVILFSPDELLGKVFFHDEDCGGSSNQFFELSAVSHMLAVTDNVLIGGERKRVAKVMFFQRSWLDNNYFTPLRSFEGRLQRIANGLPGRAPTPPRSRPPPPRRQESSTCNIL, from the coding sequence ATGGCGGGATTTGTCTCACAAAGAGTAGGTTTGAAGGACATTTCAAGAACTGTCACGGTACCAGGCAACGCAAAAGCCAAACTGATGTACTATCTCAACTGTGTGAAGACGGTAATCCAACTCGACGATTCCACTTTGCAACGATTGACggattataattattatttgctgaCCGATGTAGAAATCGATACTCTGTTGGCAATGGTCATATTGTTCAGTCCAGATGAGCTGTTGGGAAAAGTATTTTTTCACGATGAAGACTGCGGAGGTAGCAGTAACCAATTCTTTGAGCTGAGCGCAGTGTCTCACATGTTGGCTGTGACAGACAACGTTTTGATCGGAGGAGAGAGAAAGAGAGTTGCCAAAGTGATGTTCTTCCAGAGATCGTGGCTGGACAACAACTACTTCACTCCATTGAGGTCCTTCGAGGGGCGGTTGCAAAGAATTGCGAACGGCTTGCCGGGAAGAGCCCCTACTCCCCCGCGTTCTCGTCCTCCTCCTCCTCGTCGTCAAGAAAGCTCCACCTGTAACATCTTGTAA
- the LOC141863530 gene encoding uncharacterized protein LOC141863530 — MAGFVAQRVGMRDISRTVTVPGNAKAKLMYYLSCVKTVIQLNESPLQRLTDYHNYHLLTDPETDALLAMVVLFSPDELLGKVFFPDEDCGGGSNQFFELSAVSHMLAVTDNVVIGGERKRVAKVMFFKRSWLDNNYFTPLRSFQGRLQRMARGLPGRAPTPPPPRPRLPPPRRRDSDSCNIL; from the coding sequence atggcaggatttgttgCACAAAGAGTAGGTATGAGAGACATTTCAAGAACTGTCACGGTACCAGGCAACGCAAAAGCCAAACTGATGTACTATCTCAGCTGTGTGAAGACGGTAATCCAACTCAACGAATCCCCTTTGCAACGATTGACGGATTATCACAATTATCATTTGCTGACTGATCCAGAAACCGATGCTCTGTTAGCAATGGTCGTATTGTTCAGTCCAGATGAGCTTTTGGGGAAGGTGTTTTTTCCCGATGAAGACTGCGGAGGTGGAAGTAACCAATTCTTTGAGCTGAGCGCAGTGTCTCACATGTTGGCTGTGACAGACAACGTTGTGATCGGAGGAGAGAGAAAGAGAGTTGCCAAAGTGATGTTCTTCAAGAGATCATGGCTGGACAACAACTACTTCACTCCATTGAGGTCATTCCAGGGGAGGTTGCAAAGGATGGCGCGTGGCTTGCCGGGAAGGGCCCCTACTCCTCCTCCCCCTCGTCCTCGTCTTCCTCCTCCACGTCGTCGTGACAGCGACTCCTGTAACATCTTGTAA
- the LOC141863267 gene encoding uncharacterized protein LOC141863267 isoform X1 has translation MAGFVSQRIGVKDITRNVTVPNNSKAKLMYYLSCVKTVIQLDDSTLQRLTDYHNYHLLTDPETDALLAMVILFSPDELLGKVFFHDEDCGGWTNQFFELSSVSHMLAVTDNILIGGERKRVAKVMFFKRSWLDNNYFTPLRSFQGRLQRMARGLPGRGSNPRPLPSPSSPLLGSSSLHRFSDGCCCCCTIS, from the coding sequence ATGGCTGGATTTGTTTCACAAAGGATTGGCGTGAAAGATATTACGAGAAATGTTACGGTACCAAACAATTCAAAAGCCAAGCTGATGTATTATCTGAGTTGCGTGAAGACGGTAATCCAACTCGACGATTCCACTTTGCAACGATTGACAGATTATCACAATTATCATTTGCTAACTGACCCAGAAACCGATGCTCTGTTGGCAATGGTCATATTGTTCAGTCCAGATGAGCTGTTGGGAAAAGTATTTTTTCACGATGAAGACTGCGGAGGGTGGACTAACCAATTCTTTGAGCTGAGCTCGGTGTCTCACATGTTGGCTGTGACAGACAACATTTTGATCGGAGGAGAGAGAAAGAGAGTTGCCAAAGTGATGTTCTTCAAGAGGTCATGGCTGGACAACAACTACTTCACTCCATTGAGGTCATTCCAGGGGAGGTTGCAAAGGATGGCGCGTGGCTTGCCAGGAAGAGGAAGTAATCCACGTCCTCTTCCTTCTCCATCTTCGCCTCTTCTCGGTTCTTCGTCTTTACATCGTTTTTCCGAcggttgttgctgttgctgtacCATTTCATAA
- the LOC141863265 gene encoding neuronal acetylcholine receptor subunit alpha-10-like, which yields MVARTPLKFSSVFIVLLTCDPRFCAGNVVSAGASGLDETRLIKQITGTTDVNVLPVNNSLDAVNVTLDITFHGVIDLDEKYQILSSSVWVRQEWTNQLLKWNPSDYGGLKEITIDSSQVWQPDIVLYNNVFEEFDGRLDKVKTRVRVRNDGLCYWAAPFVFKTSCHFNVQDFPYDKQMCILKFGSWLFNSKQLDLFQKRDNAPVAQDSVDNGEWEITTVKIEKNIIRYDCCPDDLYPDIIFVINLRRRSLFYTYNLVIPNFIIALLAFFSFYIPVECGERLSFVITVLLSMTVFLLLVAESIPPTSEAVPVIGLFFTSSIIEVALALIATGISLKVYYSYLYGKGLSPGLRKFLFYRVAPLLRLDTDHQNNHCTSKWRVGNPLEFVKELTRKFKRERDLSIYNVNAENKGRDDGETPTSLQLNELNLLSLSTFSESTQGTMPERDNRKRNHHVSAELEMIASAVKDHREFEKRAAECRIAAAIVDRAFMVMFIFVFFASSVIILLLPSMRKL from the exons ATGGTGGCTCGAACACCTTTGAAGTTTTCGTCCGTCTTCATCGTTCTTTTAACATGTGACCCTCGTTTTTGTGCCGGCAATGTCGTCTCAGCAG GAGCGTCGGGGTTAGACGAAACAAGGTTGATAAAACAGATTACAGGAACCACCGACGTCAATGTGTTACCAGTGAACAATTCTTTAGACGCTGTAAATGTTACATTGGATATTACTTTCCACGGTGTGATAGACTTG GACgaaaaatatcaaattctGTCCAGTAGTGTTTGGGTTAGACAG GAATGGACCAATCAACTGCTGAAATGGAATCCCTCTGATTATGGAGGACTAAAGGAGATTACCATCGATTCCTCACAAGTATGGCAACCTGATATCGTCCTATACAACAA CGTGTTTGAAGAGTTTGACGGTAGACTGGACAAAGTGAAGACGCGTGTTCGCGTGCGCAACGATGGTCTCTGCTACTGGGCCGCACCTTTCGTCTTTAAAACATCTTGTCATTTTAACGTCCAAGATTTTCCGTACGACAAGCAAATGTGCATACTCAAGTTTGGTTCTTGGTTATTTAACTCGAAGCAGCTTGATCTGTTCCAAAAGCGAGACAACGCGCCTGTAGCCCAGGACAGTGTTGACAACGGCGAGTGGGAGATCACTACTGTTAAAATCGAGAAAAACATCATAAGGTACGACTGTTGCCCGGATGATCTTTATCCTGACATCATCTTTGTGATCAATCTTCGAAGACGGTCTCTCTTCTACACGTACAATTTAGTGATACCGAATTTCATCATAGCTCTTCTCGCCTTCTTTTCCTTCTATATTCCTGTGGAGTGTGGTGAGAGGCTGTCGTTTGTGATCACCGTACTGCTGAGTATGACCGTGTTCCTGCTGCTTGTTGCAGAGAGCATACCGCCAACATCTGAGGCTGTTCCTGTGATTGGCTTGTTCTTCACCAGTTCTATAATCGAGGTGGCACTTGCTCTTATTGCAACTGGAATAAGCTTAAAGGTTTACTATAGTTATTTGTACGGAAAGGGTTTGTCACCTGGCTTGCGAAAGTTCCTCTTTTACCGAGTTGCTCCTTTGCTTCGTCTTGACACAGACCACCAAAACAATCACTGCACAAGTAAATGGCGCGTGGGAAATCCTTTAGAATTTGTGAAAGAGCTCACAAGAAAGTTTAAGcgtgaaagggatctgtccaTTTACAATGTCAACGCAGAGAACAAAGGCAGAGACGATGGCGAAACGCCAACCAGTTTACAACTCAATGAGTTGAATCTGCTTTCACTCAGCACTTTTTCTGAGTCGACCCAAGGCACGATGCCAGAAAGGGACAACAGAAAGCGTAATCATCACGTATCTGCTGAACTTGAGATGATTGCTTCAGCTGTGAAGGATCATAGAGAGTTTGAAAAGCGGGCCGCCGAATGCCGGATTGCAGCCGCCATTGTGGACAGAGCCTTCATGgtgatgtttattttcgttttctttgcaTCATCAGTCATCATTCTCCTTTTGCCATCGATGAGAAAACTTTAG
- the LOC141863266 gene encoding centrosomal protein of 41 kDa-like has product MSSTSRSARKPPNILDKRVPKNPKYQHVPATVDTGASVSRYTQRIEEMRKNYKYKKDEIFKRMKVTTLVQLILQVAEAVTLEQERNSISMSGGESVMSDETLTGNEEPNTPYLLNLEDDEERPDSTARNTARSTLESLIHGVGEVDILDKDEKGRRDTGFNEEESWVPGVESLPYLLLDVRDEDAYKQCHIIGALSYPASMLSRSYNYFTKEILTFKNKLGKIIILYDENERLAPAAATTFVQREVDNVFMLSGGLKVLYKRFPEGLLTGTVPQSCLPTPPPSRKSTGKANSQPKSPPIHADQKWFNPEDLIKLSDKLDDELLSQDKTSRQSSRMSGRSGASSAASRASTSASSATSRSSKPHWK; this is encoded by the exons ATGTCCTCTACAAGCAGATCTGCGAGGAAACCTCCAAAT ATTTTGGACAAGAGAGTTCCAAAAAATCCAAAATACCAACATGTTCCTGCAACGGTTGACACTG GGGCTAGCGTTTCAAGATACACCCagagaattgaagaaatgcGAAAGA ATTACAAGTacaaaaaagatgaaattttcaaaagaatGAAGGTTACTACGTTGGTGCAACTT ATCCTTCAGGTTGCTGAAGCTGTAACATTagaacaagaaagaaatagtATATCAATGTCTGGAG GTGAAAGTGTAATGTCAGATGAGACATTAACAGGCAATGAAGAACCTAACACACCATACCTGCTGAATCTGGAGGACGACGAAGAACGACCGGACTCAACAGCAAGAAATACTGCTCGCTCTACTCTTGAAAG TCTAATTCATGGGGTTGGAGAGGTTGACATTCTTGACAAGGATGAAAAAGGGAGAAGAGACACGGGCTTTAATGAAGAGGAGTCATGGGTGCCTGGGGTGGAGTCACTTCCTTATCTGTTATTGGATGTCAGAGATGAAGATGCATATAAGCAATGCCATATTATAGGAG CACTTAGCTATCCAGCTTCAATGTTATCAAGGTCTTACAACTACTTCACAAAGGAAATTCTGACATTT aaaaataaattaggaaagataataattttgtacgatgaaaatgaaagattagCACCTGCTGCTGCGACGACTTTTGTGCAGAGGGAAGTTGACAATGTCTTCATGTTGTCTGGAG GTCTCAAAGTGTTATATAAGAGATTTCCTGAGGGTCTCTTGACAGGCACAGTGCCCCAATCTTGCTTGCCCACCCCTCCCCCATCTCGAAAATCAACTGGGAAAGCAAACAGTCAGCCCAAGTCTCCACCCATCCACGCTGATCAGAAATGGTTCAACCCTGAGG ATCTGATCAAACTTAGTGACAAACTCGATGATGAGCTATTAAGCCAGGATAAGACAA gtCGTCAAAGTTCGCGCATGAGCGGTCGATCAGGTGCGTCGTCAGCAGCAAGTAGAGCTTCAACTTCCGCTAGCTCTGCAACCAGCCGCAGCAGTAAACCGCACTGGAAATAG